From bacterium, one genomic window encodes:
- the fetB gene encoding iron export ABC transporter permease subunit FetB, producing the protein MKATFISLDGLDLFLAGLLIGLNAGISVWLRLSLARPYLLSALRMVVQLGVMGLVLKALFDLVSPALTALAAAVMILFAGREASARQERGLSGWWSYGLGTVSMLFAGTVVTVFALATQIQPDPWYHPRYAIPLLGMILGNTMTGVALGLNALTGQIGSERAGIEAMLALGYPRQEAFRPLVRRAVRSGLIPIVNAMAAAGVVSLPGMMTGQILSGVDPLEAIKYQILIMFLIAGGTCLGTLAAVYGAAARLSDARHRLRLDRLKEGEAQ; encoded by the coding sequence ATGAAAGCCACCTTCATCTCTCTGGATGGGCTGGATCTGTTCCTGGCCGGGCTCCTGATCGGACTCAACGCCGGAATCTCCGTCTGGCTGCGGCTCTCGCTTGCGCGGCCGTACCTTCTTTCCGCGCTCCGGATGGTGGTGCAGCTCGGCGTCATGGGGCTGGTGCTCAAGGCGCTCTTCGATCTGGTTTCGCCCGCCCTGACCGCCCTTGCGGCAGCCGTCATGATTCTCTTCGCCGGGCGGGAGGCCTCTGCGCGGCAGGAACGCGGCCTGTCGGGATGGTGGTCCTACGGCCTGGGGACCGTCTCCATGCTTTTCGCCGGAACGGTCGTGACGGTCTTTGCGCTGGCGACCCAGATTCAGCCCGACCCCTGGTACCACCCGCGCTATGCCATCCCGCTGCTCGGCATGATCCTCGGCAACACCATGACGGGCGTTGCCTTGGGCCTGAATGCATTGACCGGCCAGATTGGAAGCGAGCGGGCGGGAATCGAGGCCATGCTTGCGCTGGGGTATCCCCGCCAGGAGGCGTTTCGCCCCCTCGTGCGGCGGGCCGTGCGGAGCGGGCTGATCCCCATCGTCAACGCGATGGCGGCGGCGGGGGTGGTCTCGCTTCCCGGAATGATGACGGGCCAGATACTCTCGGGCGTGGATCCGCTGGAGGCGATCAAGTATCAGATTCTGATCATGTTTCTCATCGCGGGGGGAACCTGCCTCGGCACGCTTGCCGCCGTCTACGGGGCCGCCGCCCGGCTCAGCGATGCGCGCCACCGCCTGCGGCTCGATCGGTTGAAGGAAGGGGAGGCTCAATAG